A genomic region of Plasmodium cynomolgi strain B DNA, chromosome 5, whole genome shotgun sequence contains the following coding sequences:
- a CDS encoding phosphatidylglycerophosphate synthase (putative), protein MTLKFVIPEPKARVLFMPTEFFDTLKGMFRSSKNRIVISCLYIGIGELEKELIVSIKNNKHIKNLRVDILLDKQRGTRPEGKLNESSVSVLSDLFSYAGDLNISLFHNPLLGAVLYNLIPYRANEAIGVMHMKVFIGDDRLILSGANLSDSYLRNRQDRYILIENKLLADSVHKIVNCIQNMSFSVNADSSVHWGSDLMNPLVDAHTFREQYYRRIQFVLGQIREDILRHTQERVQSQMSEADSGGCHVPGSHPSTSDREDFFSPLFVKNESILTVELALQSGFSSPPIYDESCMLENMLKNVKKYDQSLIISSGYLNFPEIFLKLFRNIYDNLCFKKGKIRFITASPAANSFFKSKGISYYIPLGYTVSAHMCVEFITKNIVSVFKNLNRRDPLKKKEKVCTDIYLEYHKPSWTFHSKGMWLIDDSFEREVVGSSTSGEDPHVGRNPQMENVPNSLCTSENYEQSEKKKIPLLE, encoded by the coding sequence ATGACGCTAAAGTTCGTAATCCCAGAACCCAAGGCGCGGGTCCTGTTCATGCCCACGGAATTCTTCGACACCCTGAAGGGCATGTTCAGGAGCTCCAAAAATCGAATCGTTATCAGCTGCCTATACATAGGCATAGGCGAGCTGGAGAAAGAGTTAATAGTAAGcatcaaaaataataagcaCATCAAAAATCTAAGAGTAGATATTTTGTTGGACAAACAAAGAGGTACAAGACCAGAAGGAAAGCTGAACGAATCCTCCGTGAGTGTACTCTCTGACCTATTCAGCTATGCAGGTGATCTAAATATTAGCTTGTTCCACAATCCCCTACTAGGAGCAGTGTTGTATAATCTCATACCCTACAGAGCCAATGAAGCCATTGGAGTCATGCATATGAAGGTGTTTATCGGAGATGATCGTTTGATTTTGTCCGGGGCCAACTTAAGTGATAGCTACCTTCGAAACAGACAGGACAGATATATTTtgattgaaaataaattattagcTGACTCAGTTCATAAAATTGTGAATTGCATCCAGAATATGTCGTTCAGCGTGAATGCCGATTCGAGTGTCCACTGGGGAAGTGACTTGATGAACCCTCTCGTCGACGCTCATACCTTCCGTGAGCAGTACTACAGGCGGATACAGTTCGTGTTGGGTCAGATCAGGGAGGACATTTTGCGGCATACCCAGGAGAGGGTGCAAAGCCAGATGTCGGAAGCAGACTCAGGTGGATGTCACGTACCCGGAAGCCATCCCTCCACGAGCGATCGAGAAGACTTCTTCAGCCCCCTGTTCGTCAAGAACGAAAGCATTCTGACCGTGGAACTGGCGCTGCAGAGCGGTTTCTCCTCACCCCCTATATACGACGAAAGCTGCATGCTGGAAAACATGCTcaagaatgtaaaaaaatatgatcagAGTTTAATCATATCATCAGGGTATTTGAACTTcccagaaatttttttaaaattgtttagaaatatatatgacaATCTCTGCTTTAAGAAGGGCAAAATACGTTTTATTACAGCGTCCCCGGCAGCTAACAGTTTTTTTAAGTCCAAAGGCATTTCCTACTACATACCCCTTGGCTACACAGTCAGTGCGCACATGTGCGTTGAATTCATCaccaaaaatattgtaagcgtttttaaaaatttaaatagaAGAGAccctttgaagaaaaaggaaaaggtcTGCACAGATATTTATTTAGAATATCATAAGCCGTCCTGGACCTTCCACTCCAAGGGGATGTGGCTGATTGATGATTCCTTCGAGAGGGAAGTAGTTGGCAGCAGTACCTCTGGTGAAGATCCCCATGTAGGCAGAAacccccaaatggaaaatgttCCAAATAGTCTGTGCACTAgcgaaaattatgaacagtcagaaaaaaaaaaaattccccttttggaa
- a CDS encoding hypothetical protein (putative): protein KHNSLSVRQPTQNSCFTKARLHNEPLHKEVQLFDETSEEEISPPVFLNKSGENNPIKETLRKTKKFCNYLTSKLGRLNKKLREIKKLETIFYANPNILTESQQVKLSKKKQIKNELVLIHRYRKKYLAYKKNLTKNVDDVSPFFYAKRKTRQKRQINGNILDDENYLINPREDKVEVFNEVVQIHESQ from the exons AAACACAATTCACTCTCGGTAAGGCAGCCCACCCAAAATAGCTGCTTCACCAAGGCAAGGTTACATAATGAACCGTTGCACAAGGAGGTCCAACTTTTCGACGAAACAAGTGAGGAGGAAATTTCCCCTCCTGTTTttctgaacaagtcaggtgAAAATAATCCCATTAAAGAAACCCTGAGGAAGaccaaaaaattttgcaattatttGACGAGCAAATTGGGGAGACTTAATAAAAAACTgcgggaaataaaaaaactggaAACCATTTTCTATGCGAATCCAAACATATTAACGGAAAGTCAACAAGTGAAactaagcaaaaaaaaacaaataaaaaacgagCTTGTTTTAATCCATCGATACAGGAAAAAGTACCTCgcttacaaaaaaaaccTGACCAAAAATGTCGACGAcgtgtccccctttttttacgccaAGCGGAAGACCCGCCAGAAGCGGCAG ATAAACGGAAACATAC TGGACGATGAGAATTACCTGATAAACCCGCGAGAAGACAAAGTGGAAGTGTTCAACGAAGTGGTCCAAATTCACGAAAGCCAG
- a CDS encoding helicase (putative), which translates to MNSTTFDNVLHAKSYRLSLDDIQNLGSLYFFENNRKIDKYNEEINLLKQQLNYLNEKMGKCGYVHKVIEPAKPSELTFWCYELKEMKEFQDLVMYEIKKKKKHFKILSQSCVKYLCNREKIKQKKLEEEEKRLKTHSKHISSYMDIFWKKIEKLVWEEKKRELQKTLNKKKEMRFKRFVKEAIKKIKRARQDNVHELFVNRHASISSCNPSENVTFSSHQGPMGGSNDQGSNDQGSNDQGSNDQGSNDQGSNDQGSNDRSSICSSKRVSRLSSEGVSRRSSRRSSRRSSKRVSAGNLELSNVGSTARSSENNTEGGGGEDNTEGGGVHKTEGGGVHNLADDELKEEDLTNQEEEDVLLDEEMESSDESEEKGKEISLLDDEASMPIEELLKRIYGFKSGEEYLDLMREGEADEEDAVEEKEADEEDAVEEKEAAEENAAEESAADAGEPGDLDRERGGAKANEKKRKFGEAEEAATPAEGNVTKERDSCIERRRKRRRKKKKRRKSHSGRDSHIGTDRDNGGEQSDSSLSSTSNEDMMVCNMEEKHLTKIPPFIKATLRDYQHAGLHWLLYLYKNNINGILADEMGLGKTLQCISLLSYLAYHFDIWGPHLIIVPTSILINWEIELKRFSPCFKILSYFGSQNERYKKRVGWFNKDSFHVCISSYSTIVKDHIIFKRKRWKYIILDEAHNIKNFNTKRWNIILSLKRENCLLVTGTPLQNSLEELWSLLHFLMPNIFTSHLDFKEWFSDPLNLAIQKSKINDSRELIDRLHTVIRPYILRRLKKNVEKEMPNKYEHIIKCKLTRRQQVLYDEFIQNKQVQSTLSSGNYIGLMNILIQLRKVCNHCDLFTNKHIQTPYYYLLPISFYIPRFCILFEKTYHLDFYMILFLHKEFTSLGGVPHHRQSNGKNIPNGDSTDRSRNSFVTALPTDYSLKSFSHRFAIPPGGTNNGCARSDSIHNGINVIPLQSFPKGEALPLRSIPREDTLDTPQLGQTVGSLHDEIANGLYSPTQAICSFQRSSSSTRSVTGRKRARPTNGEDILKGNGLPNGMNSGGTSPQEIGTLLPVMLPHGGGRRSAPPVIIPDVNTYVNNQINRRGVPKDLLTYSDEFVCEMNNNYDIMSLFIDPGNKHSCYDEYLYRTLKDVSPCGAATGGGDHPNRAPLNRAPLSKAPLNKAPQNKTPLSKHAPNEAATNRCQNFLYKYNMKVINSDTQYRNFFSDESNQSYLNSLEHNLWIKRQRRFEEKDRRREEQLKETFFNEYNLLKNNRTPLFGSNLLSLLRREFSGDGFVPYHSSNNLCVDFSLMREVRAADVGGVVTSAGAGGAVDSAGAGGAVDSAGASGAVDSAGARDAANSADAYDTINSADAYDTANSADAYATVGAADAAGSAALETLFPTMEVFLKTHQREIHNFTVMNTPAVICSSHKIAINNNLLQNWSHLEPILHRIKVATRVYHEAFHKQSIIFPLNKDITLGSGKLFALEKLLNKCKREGNKCLLFTQFIKMLDILEVFLNHLNYTFIRLDGSTKVEQRQKIVTKFNNDKSIFLFISSTRSGSIGINLTAANVVIFYDTDWNPSIDKQAMDRCHRIGQTKDVHVFRFVSEYTVEENIWKKQLQKRKLDTICISMGNFSNLNSQSLLLGGGGTSVGGEKNNPSNDSKDTHRNVPPTIAEVLNGGGNAMHNNDSASKDWFANADTIKEIFINKRNNDEDEDIYKDRLLHEQMDESEKTNIRFEKTLEHVEDKDDINALHENKKETLHAISQDLQEFTNKNYFQDTYTLTSYCFNFLNDNLTDSLKQQIDDMKMKIEIEMMNVEEGEGDEEEEEEEEEEGEEEEEEEEEEEGEEEEEGEEEDGEGDEDGDNDDDNPTLDEASPSSSTETDGLHGE; encoded by the exons ATGAATAGCACCACGTTTGACAATGTACTGCATGCCAAGTCGTACCGACTAAGCCTCGATGACATCCAAAATTTGGGATCCCTGTACTTTTTCGAGAACAACAGAAAGATCGACAAGTATAATGAGGAGATCAACCTGCTCAAGCAACA ACTCAACTAccttaatgaaaaaatgggaaaatg tGGATACGTGCACAAGGTTATCGAGCCTGCGAAGCCCTCAGAGTTGACGTTCTGGTGCTACGAACTGAAAGAAATG AAGGAATTCCAAGACCTGGTGATGTAcgaaataaagaagaaaaaaaagcacttCAAAATTCTGAGCCAAAGCTGCGTGAAGTATTTGTGTAAtcgtgaaaaaataaaacaaaagaaactagaagaggaggagaagcgacTAAAGACTCACTCTAAACATATCTCATCCTACATGgatattttttggaaaaaaattgagaaattAGTttgggaggagaaaaaaagggagttacAGAAAAcgctaaataaaaaaaaggaaatgagaTTTAAAAGATTCGTAAAGGAGgcaatcaaaaaaattaaacgagCTAGACAAGACAATGTGCACGAGCTGTTCGTCAATAGACACGCCAGTATAAGCTCGTGCAACCCTAGTGAGAACGTTACGTTTTCTTCGCACCAGGGCCCCATGGGGGGCAGCAACGACCAGGGCAGCAACGACCAGGGCAGTAACGACCAGGGCAGTAACGACCAGGGCAGTAACGACCAGGGCAGTAACGACCAGGGCAGCAACGACCGGAGTAGCATTTGCAGCAGCAAACGGGTCAGCAGGTTAAGCAGCGAAGGGGTGAGCAGACGAAGCAGCAGACGAAGCAGCAGACGGAGCAGCAAACGAGTGAGCGCGGGCAACTTGGAACTGAGCAACGTGGGAAGCACCGCGCGAAGCAGCGAGAACAACACCGAGGGAGGTGGCGGCGAGGACAACACGGAGGGCGGCGGCGTTCACAAGACCGAGGGCGGCGGCGTGCACAACTTGGCTGACGATGAGCTAAAGGAGGAGGACCTGACCAaccaagaagaagaagacgtTCTGTTGGACGAGGAAATGGAGTCAAGCGACGAGTcggaagaaaaggggaaggaaatcaGCCTCCTGGATGACGAGGCCAGCATGCCCATTGAGGAGCTGCTCAAAAGGATTTACGGCTTTAAGAGCGGCGAGGAGTACCTGGACTTGATGCGCGAGGGAGAGGCAGATGAGGAGGACGCGGTAGAGGAGAAAGAGGCAGATGAGGAGGACGCGGTAGAGGAGAAAGAGGCAGCAGAGGAGAACGCAGCAGAGGAGAGCGCAGCAGATGCGGGGGAACCAGGCGACCTCGACCGCGAACGGGGCGGGGCGAAGGCGAacgagaagaaaagaaagttcggagaagcggaggaggCAGCCACGCCGGCCGAAGGAAACGTGACGAAGGAGCGCGACTCGTGCATCgaacggaggaggaagcggaggaggaagaagaaaaagaggaggaaaagtcACAGCGGTAGGGATAGCCACATTGGCACCGATAGGGATAACGGAGGGGAGCAAAGCGACTCTTCCCTGTCTAGCACCTCCAACGAAGACATGATGGTCTGCAatatggaagaaaaacaccTAACGAAAATACCGCCATTTATAAAGGCAACACTGAGGGACTACCAACACGCAGGGTTACACTGGTTACTCTATctgtacaaaaataatattaatggAATTCTGGCAGACGAAATGGGGTTGGGGAAAACGTTGCAGTGTATTTCGCTTTTGAGTTACCTGGCCTACCACTTCGATATATGGGGCCCACATCTGATAATAGTACCAACTTCAATCCTAATAAATTGGGAAATAGAATTAAAGAGATTTTCTCCATGCTTCAAAATACTGTCCTATTTTGGAAGCCAAAATGAAAGATACAAAAAGAGAGTCGGTTGGTTCAACAAGGACTCTTTccatgtgtgcatatctAGTTACTCAACCATTGTAAAGGatcacataatttttaaaagaaagagatggaaatatattatcTTGGATGAAGCtcacaatataaaaaattttaacacaaAGAGATGGAACATCATTTTGAGTTTGAAGAGAGAAAATTGTTTGCTAGTGACAGGTACTCCTTTACAGAACAGCTTGGAAGAGCTGTGGTCTCTTCTCCATTTCCTCAtgccaaatatttttacatcccATTTGGATTTCAAGGAATGGTTTTCGGATCCTCTGAACTTAGCTATacagaaaagcaaaataaacgaCTCTAGAGAGCTCATCGATCGTTTGCATACAGTCATAAGGCCATATATTTTGAGGAGATTAAAAAAGAAcgtagaaaaagaaatgcctAACAAGTATGAgcatataattaaatgtaagTTAACCAGGAGACAACAAGTACTTTATGATGAGTTTATTCAAAACAAACAAGTACAAAGTACACTAAGTAGTGGTAACTACATTGGGTTGATGAACATCCTGATTCAGCTACGAAAGGTTTGCAACCACTGTGATTTGTTTACAAATAAACATATTCAGACtccatattattatttacttcctatctctttttatattcctcGTTTTTGTATCCTCTTTGAGAAGACCTACCATCTTGATTTTTACatgattttatttctccACAAGGAGTTCACATCCCTCGGGGGGGTACCTCATCACCGTCAATCGAATGGAAAGAATATACCAAATGGGGATAGTACTGATAGGAGTAGAAACAGTTTTGTGACTGCCCTTCCAACGGATTACTCGCTAAAGAGTTTCTCCCATCGTTTTGCTATCCCCCCGGGGGGAACAAACAACGGATGTGCTAGAAGTGATTCCATCCACAACGGGATTAATGTCATCCCTTTGCAGTCTTtcccaaagggggaagcgttACCACTCCGTTCTATCCCTAGGGAGGATACTCTCGACACACCTCAGCTGGGGCAAACCGTGGGAAGTCTTCATGACGAGATAGCAAATGGGCTATACAGTCCTACTCAGGCTATTTGCTCATTTCAGCGAAGCAGTTCTTCTACTCGTAGTGTCACTGGGAGGAAGAGGGCACGTcccacaaatggggaagataTTCTGAAGGGGAATGGTCTCCCTAACGGAATGAACAGCGGGGGGACTTCCCCTCAGGAGATAGGAACACTCCTTCCTGTTATGCTACCccacggaggaggaagaagaagcgccCCCCCAGTAATCATCCCAGATGTGAATACATACGTTAATAATCAGATAAACCGGAGAGGTGTACCCAAAGATTTACTCACCTATTCTGACGAGTTCGTATGCGAAATGAATAACAACTATGACATTATGAGTCTTTTTATCGACCCTGGTAATAAGCACAGCTGTTACGATGAGTACCTCTACCGAACGTTGAAGGATGTCTCTCCGTGTGGCGCGGCAACTGGGGGGGGGGACCACCCGAACAGGGCCCCCCTGAACAGGGCCCCTCTCAGCAAGGCCCCCCTGAACAAGGCCCCTCAGAACAAGACCCCCCTCAGCAAGCATGCACCCAACGAGGCAGCAACCAACCGCTGTCAAAATTTTCTCTACAAATACAACATGAAGGTTATCAATAGCGACACGCAGtataggaattttttttcggacGAGTCGAACCAGAGCTACCTAAATTCGCTGGAACACAACTTATGGATTAAGAGGCAACGTAGATTTGAGGAGAAAGACCGGAGGAGGGAGGAACAGCTCAAAGAGACCTTCTTTAATGAGTATaacttattaaaaaataatcgaacCCCTTTGTTTGGGTCGAACCTGCTAAGCTTACTTCGGCGTGAGTTCTCGGGGGATGGGTTTGTGCCTTACCACTCGAGCAACAATCTGTGCGTGGACTTTTCGCTCATGCGGGAGGTGCGCGCAGCGGACGTCGGGGGGGTGGTGACTTCGGCAGGTGCGGGGGGCGCGGTGGATTCGGCGGGTGCGGGGGGCGCGGTGGATTCGGCGGGTGCGAGTGGCGCGGTGGATTCGGCAGGTGCGCGCGACGCGGCCAATTCGGCAGACGCTTATGACACGATCAATTCGGCAGACGCTTATGACACGGCCAATTCGGCAGACGCCTATGCCACGGTGGGCGCTGCCGACGCAGCTGGCTCGGCCGCCCTCGAGACGCTGTTCCCCACCATGGAAGTCTTCCTAAAGACCCACCAACGCGAAATACACAACTTCACCGTGATGAACACGCCAGCCGTCATCTGCAGCAGCCACAAAATTGCCATCAACAATAATCTATTACAGAATTGGAGTCACTTAGAACCCATTCTCCACAGAATCAAAGTAGCCACGAGAGTGTATCATGAAGCCTTCCACAAGCAATCTATTATCTTCCCCCTAAATAAAGACATAACGTTGGGAAGCGGAAAATTATTCGCCttggaaaaattattgaataaatgcaaaagggaaggaaataaaTGCCTACTCTTCACTCAGTTCATCAAAATGCTTGACATATTAGAGGTCTTCCTGAATCACCTCAACTATACGTTCATCAGACTAGACGGATCAACCAAAGTGGAACAAAGACAAAAAATCGTAACCAAGTTCAATAATGAtaagtccatttttttatttatatcatcTACACGTAGTGGCAGTATAGGAATAAACCTAACAGCAGCTAATGTTGTCATTTTCTATGACACTGATTGGAATCCGTCAATCGATAAACAGGCTATGGATAGATGCCATCGAATTGGACAGACCAAAGATGTACATGTTTTCAGATTTGTCTCGGAATACACTgtggaggaaaatatttggaAGAAACAGCTTCAGAAGAGGAAGCTAGACACCATTTGCATAAGTATGGGTAACTTTAGTAACCTGAACAGTCAGTCGCTCCTCCTGGGTGGTGGGGGTACTTCCGTCGGTGGGGAGAAGAACAACCCTTCCAATGACAGTAAAGACACTCATCGGAATGTCCCGCCAACTATTGCAGAGGTGTTgaatggggggggaaacgcGATGCATAATAACGATTCAGCAAGCAAAGACTGGTTTGCTAATGCTGATACGATTAAAGAGatatttattaacaaaaggAATAACGATGAGGACGAGGATATTTACAAGGACAGACTATTGCATGAACAGATGGATGAGTCGGAGAAAACGAATATACGCTTCGAGAAGACTTTAGAGCACGTGGAGGACAAGGATGACATCAACGCTCTTCACGAAAACAAGAAGGAGACACTACACGCCATTTCACAGGACCTCCAGGAATTCACCAACAAAAATTACTTCCAAGACACGTATACTCTCACGTCCTACTGCTTCAACTTTCTTAATGATAATCTGACGGACAGCTTGAAGCAGCAGATTGACGACATGAAAATGAAGATCGAAATTGAAATGATGAAcgtggaggagggggagggagacgaggaagaggaggaagaagaggaagaggagggggaagaggaagaagaggaagaagaggaagaagagggagaagaggaagaagagggagaagaggaagatgGCGAGGGAGACGAAGATGGCGATAACGACGATGACAACCCCACCCTCGACGAGGCGTCCCCTTCGTCGTCTACAGAAACGGACGGTTTGCACGGGGAGTGA
- a CDS encoding U6 snRNA-associated Sm-like protein LSm3 (putative), whose amino-acid sequence MEKIALIQNPLDYIRLNMEEEVFLKCKGDREIRGKLDAYDNHLNMILSNARETYKQSVTENDEESIKKIERNLDMVFVRGDSIILVSSATK is encoded by the exons ATGGAGAAAATAGCCCTAATACAAA ATCCCTTGGACTATATTCGCTTGAAcatggaggaggaggtgtttttaaaatgcaaaggaGACAGAGAAATCAGAGGAAAGTTAGAC GCATACGATAACCACTTGAACATGATCCTGTCCAATGCGCGCGAAACGTACAAGCAGAGCGTCACGGAGAATGATGAGGAGTCAATAAAG aaAATCGAAAGGAACCTAGACATGGTTTTCGTTCGGGGGGACTCCATCATCCTAGTGTCATCGGCGACGAAGTAG
- a CDS encoding hypothetical protein (putative), with protein sequence MLLHYSEYDEEKDDTHRDNYMYEKKYKKNRNKKNKNNKKNQEDMLTWVINAMQEKNANSYLFHYMDHFGEVMLHRRGVNCAAEGTSEGVPPVEIPPVEIPPVEAPPVEAPPVEAPPVEAPPVEAPPVEAPPVEAPPVEDAEQENIISIINLPQNEEIKKIFIHVLYTYAKTLLIISSHPGGQAHQKRQRVCYEQYCVERSERAKDNLSGEGDNEGGVPNDQIYDNFECHNNFDSYEKYLNGENADACISCLSAYVELTNFENTESIFTLALVYLNAHKYAEAEKLASYLIEILKRKECQRRKKGGPPPSPSSPTSSSSPPPSPPGEPPEEEPPMDMKKLHLYSSFSQPHIDVTVEICIYIKALCFFFQRNYVHYYINMSILMSANENKLRLEVERSASVLGGHMGGNDPSGKKAKCEESERRDKTGFSSRNSGNVDNVGDVSGLSGVADNASDEEGRAQDQNRKKKKKKKYERRRRHTPRKPRR encoded by the exons ATGCTGCTACACTACTCGGAGTATGACGAGGAGAAAGACGACACACACAGAGACAATTACatgtacgaaaaaaaatataaaaaaaacagaaataaaaaaaataaaaataataaaaaaaaccagGAAGACATGTTAACATGGGTCATAAACGccatgcaggaaaaaaacgccaaTTCTTATTTGTTCCATTATATGGATCACTTTGGTGAAGTGATGCTACACCGAAGGGGAGTAAATTGCGCGGCGGAGGGAACATCTGAGGGGGTGCCACCTGTTGAGATACCACCTGTTGAGATACCACCTGTTGAGGCACCACCTGTTGAGGCACCACCTGTTGAGGCACCACCTGTTGAGGCACCACCTGTTGAGGCACCACCTGTTGAGGCACCACCTGTTGAGGCACCACCTGTTGAGGACGCTGAGCAGGAGAACATCATCTCGATTATAAACTTgccacaaaatgaagaaattaaaaaaatatttattcatgtCCTGTACACATATGCCAAAACATTGCTCATAATAAGTAGCCACCCCGGTGGCCAAGCCCACCAGAAACGACAGCGTGTGTGCTACGAGCAGTACTGCGTGGAGAGGAGCGAACGGGCAAAGGACAACCTTTCAGGGGAGGGGGACAACGAGGGGGGTGTCCCAAACGATCAGATCTACGACAACTTCGAGTGCCACAACAATTTCGACTCATATGAGAAGTACCTTAACGGAGAAAATGCGGACGCCTGCATTTCGTGCCTGTCAGCCTACGTGGAACTTACCAATTTT GAAAACACCGAAAGCATTTTCACCTTAGCCCTGGTGTACCTAAACGCCCACAAGTATGCCGAGGCCGAGAAATTAGCTAGCTATTTGATAGAAATTCTGAAGAGGAAAGAATgccaaaggagaaaaaaaggaggacctcctccttctccttcttctcctacttcttcttcctctcctcctccctccccccctggggAACCACCAGAGGAAGAACCCCCCATGGACATGAAAAAGTTGCACCTGTACAGTTCATTTAGCCAACCCCACATAGACGTAACTGTGGAgatttgcatatatataaaagccttatgcttcttcttccaacGGAACTACGTACATTACTACATTAACATGAGCATCCTGATGAGCGCCAACGAAAATAAGCTGCGGCTGGAGGTTGAGAGGAGTGCCTCTGTGTTGGGGGGTCATATGGGGGGAAACGACCCCAgcggaaaaaaggcaaaatgcgAAGAGAGTGAAAGGAGAGATAAGACAGGGTTCTCCTCCCGCAATAGCGGCAACGTCGACAATGTCGGGGATGTCTCAGGTCTCTCAGGTGTCGCAGATAATGCGAGTGACGAGGAGGGACGAGCCCAAGatcaaaataggaaaaaaaaaaaaaaaaaaaagtacgaaaggaggagaagacaCACCCCAAGGAAACCCCGAAGGTAA
- a CDS encoding hypothetical protein (putative) codes for MIKSGRGNQNWKNAAGYLVLVLSYVLISVLLSLYCLIRRRRRWTASDPKEGNAKTPKHLYIVLKTSDVIILRGEKKISPYLVNIAMFLYEHKVAHVSIYVAECLLDSVFFDDLACGLHRRGFLMRASAGGGRGDADIGGDGGDADIDSIGGDGGGADIDSVGCDGGDMADPRNAANLFNGGQHEFTVVKRGPPQAPRTLHLKFVNKSNSHNKLIDAAEGSNITSEGEVVTNALLHPVCNKTVEGLIKKVIDFDKKRLFEEKGKTFQRMCYVMFLLITEVKQISITQVKRVLPSLCKKVEWIVTHIIKRITCFVTQFGVLYSPVGTSESNLWEKKHTQNSRTKISNANPTMEEVDRDDFTSSEKEPEGDTKSTLVLMNEFLKNSPLKDQQSVDTIKQLIEKNIPLYVQPICKDIFEFSFKDTEVDVVLSLRIGLTDYLAYLVTSYQNGKSVSKENFVHFLKDYFSSFFFLYNIIHPFNKDGIQPWVLSNAEIYEFFDYSVASVRQALAYYGSSQQRHGC; via the exons ATGATTAAAAGTGGACGTGGAAaccaaaattggaaaaacgCAGCTGGGTACCTTGTCCTCGTGTTATCCTACGTGCTTATATCGGTGCTGTTGTCATTATACTGCCTGATCAGGAGG AGACGCAGATGGACCGCATCCGATccaaaagaaggaaatgctAAAACGCCAAagcatttatatattgttttAAAAACGAGCGATGTTATTATACTacggggggagaagaaaatttcgCCGTACCTCGTGAATATTGCTATGTTCCTGTATGAGCACAAAGTGGCACATGTGAGTATCTACGTGGCTGAGTGCCTTTTGGACTCTGTCTTTTTCGATGACTTGGCGTGTGGGTTGCACAGGCGCGGGTTTTTGATGCGCGCCTCCGCAGGGGGGGGTCGCGGTGATGCCGATATTGGCGGCGATGGGGGTGATGCCGATATTGACAGTATTGGCGGCGATGGCGGCGGTGCCGATATTGACAGTGTTGGCTGTGATGGGGGCGACATGGCTGACCCGCGCAACGCCGCTAACCTTTTCAACGGGGGTCAGCACGAATTCACCGTCGTGAAGCGAGGCCCCCCGCAAGCGCCCCGCACGCTCCACCTAAAATTCGTGAACAAATCGAACTCGCACAACAAGCTCATCGACGCAGCGGAAGGGAGCAACATCACCTCAGAAGGGGAGGTAGTAACGAATGCACTGCTCCATCCCGTGTGCAATAAAACAGTGGAaggattaataaaaaaagttatcgactttgacaaaaaaaggttatttgaagaaaaggggaaaacctTTCAGAGGATGTGCTACGTTATGTTTCTTCTCATCACCGAAGTGAAACAAATAAGCATAACGCAGGTAAAACGAGTCCTTCCTTCCTTATGCAAGAAGGTGGAGTGGATCGTGACACATATTATAAAACGTATCACTTGTTTCGTTACACAGTTTGGGGTGTTATACTCCCCAGTTGGCACAAGCGAAAGCAAcctttgggaaaaaaaacacacacagaACTcgagaacaaaaatttcaaatgCTAACCCTACCATGGAAGAAGTAGACAGGGATGACTTCACAAGCAGCGAAAAGGAACCCGAAGGAGATACAAAATCAACACTTGTACTTATGAatgagtttttaaaaaactccCCTTTGAAGGATCAGCAATCTGTTGACACCATAAAGCAGCTAATAGAGAAGAATATCCCTCTGTATGTCCAACCCATATGTAAAGACATTTtcgaattttcttttaaggACACAGAAGTGGATGTGGTACTGTCCTTAAGGATAGGACTTACTGATTATTTGGCTTACCTAGTTACAAGCTATCAGAATGGCAAATCTGTATCCAAGGaaaattttgtgcattttttgaaGGACTATTttagttcctttttttttttgtataatattattCACCCTTTTAACAAGGACGGGATTCAGCCTTGGGTTTTGTCCAACGCGGAgatttatgaattttttgatTACAGCGTTGCGTCTGTGCGGCAGGCGCTGGCTTACTACGGCAGTTCCCAGCAGAGACACGGCTGCTGA